From Candidatus Neomarinimicrobiota bacterium, the proteins below share one genomic window:
- a CDS encoding glycosyltransferase family 2 protein — protein MNPDTHNGYIIIPAYNAEKTLPELLQRIRACCPFHIVVVDDGSKDHSAQIAAHEGVHLIRHPKNMGKGKALQSGFKFVSKAGGDFAITLDADLQHPPEAIPGLVVKYSEAPGTFMIGRRQRDDNMPLHRQLSNYITSFLVSRRTEMTIPDVQCGFRLIPGKYLHHLFTGSKGFVFEAEMVIRLADIGVPVDFYPIPTIYLKGGHSSIAHIRDTLHFISMFTRSLFRRFS, from the coding sequence AAAAACACTTCCCGAATTGCTTCAACGGATCAGAGCATGCTGTCCCTTCCATATCGTGGTTGTGGATGACGGGTCGAAGGACCATAGCGCCCAAATTGCTGCCCATGAAGGTGTCCACCTGATTCGTCACCCCAAAAATATGGGGAAGGGAAAGGCGCTTCAGTCCGGTTTTAAGTTTGTTTCAAAAGCCGGAGGAGACTTTGCTATAACCCTCGATGCCGATCTGCAGCATCCACCGGAAGCGATTCCCGGATTGGTTGTGAAATATTCGGAAGCTCCGGGAACCTTCATGATCGGCAGGCGGCAGAGGGATGACAATATGCCTTTGCATCGCCAGCTGAGCAATTATATTACCAGTTTTCTTGTCAGTCGACGAACCGAAATGACAATCCCGGATGTTCAGTGTGGCTTCAGACTGATTCCCGGTAAGTATTTACATCACTTATTTACCGGCAGTAAAGGGTTTGTCTTTGAAGCGGAAATGGTGATCCGACTGGCAGATATCGGTGTTCCAGTGGATTTTTATCCTATCCCCACCATTTATTTGAAAGGTGGACATAGCAGTATTGCCCATATCCGGGATACCCTTCACTTTATCAGCATGTTTACCCGCTCACTTTTCAGGAGATTTTCGTGA
- a CDS encoding small multi-drug export protein, with translation MWHNLWQLILVTFLPFLELRASIPYGILKLNMPWFEVYLICMLINVLLAPFVYYMLHWFVDVVIKIPFIGRLYDKIVLRTQRRIHDKVEKYGEWGLALFIGVPLPGSGVYTGALAAFLLGVPPRKFMIAAIWGVLIAGTAVLIVTLTGIESLQFFLKKV, from the coding sequence ATGTGGCATAACCTTTGGCAACTGATTCTTGTGACTTTCCTCCCGTTTCTTGAACTCCGGGCCAGCATTCCCTACGGTATTCTGAAACTGAATATGCCCTGGTTCGAGGTCTATCTGATCTGTATGCTTATCAATGTCCTCCTGGCACCCTTTGTTTACTATATGCTTCACTGGTTTGTCGATGTTGTGATTAAAATCCCTTTTATCGGCAGACTCTATGATAAAATTGTCCTCCGGACCCAACGGCGAATCCATGACAAGGTGGAGAAATACGGAGAATGGGGACTCGCTCTCTTTATTGGGGTCCCACTGCCTGGATCAGGTGTTTATACAGGTGCCCTGGCAGCCTTCCTCCTGGGTGTCCCCCCACGAAAGTTCATGATTGCCGCCATCTGGGGCGTCCTGATTGCCGGTACAGCTGTTCTCATCGTGACTCTCACCGGTATCGAATCCCTCCAGTTCTTTTTGAAAAAAGTCTGA
- a CDS encoding corrinoid protein, which produces MELLKQIEELVVRGHIDAESRYPKDLSGQPGVREKVADALEKGISPQEILWNGLISGMKIVGEKYEKNEIFVPEMLFSAKAMKSGLNQIRPMLVGDVSVRVGTVILGTVQGDMHDIGKNLVGMMLEGAGFEVIDLGINTPVSKFVESARKHPEAVIGMSALLTVTMKNMKTVIESLRSNGLENKVMIGGAPVTQSFADEIGAEGYSLNANQAVSLAKNLISA; this is translated from the coding sequence ATGGAGCTCCTGAAGCAAATTGAAGAATTGGTTGTTCGTGGCCACATTGATGCGGAATCCCGTTATCCCAAAGATTTATCCGGTCAACCCGGTGTTCGTGAAAAAGTGGCAGATGCCCTGGAGAAAGGAATATCCCCACAGGAAATTCTATGGAACGGACTCATCAGCGGGATGAAAATTGTCGGTGAGAAATATGAAAAGAATGAAATATTTGTCCCCGAGATGCTTTTTTCAGCCAAAGCAATGAAAAGTGGCCTGAATCAGATTCGCCCCATGTTGGTAGGTGATGTGAGTGTCCGTGTAGGGACTGTCATCCTGGGAACCGTCCAGGGGGATATGCATGATATCGGGAAAAACCTTGTAGGAATGATGCTTGAAGGCGCCGGTTTTGAGGTAATTGATCTGGGAATTAATACACCGGTTTCAAAATTTGTGGAATCAGCACGGAAGCACCCGGAAGCGGTGATCGGTATGTCCGCCCTGCTTACCGTCACGATGAAAAATATGAAAACGGTCATCGAATCCCTCCGTTCCAACGGCCTGGAGAATAAAGTCATGATCGGCGGAGCACCTGTTACCCAGTCTTTTGCCGATGAAATCGGAGCTGAAGGATACTCCCTGAATGCCAACCAGGCTGTCTCCCTGGCCAAAAACCTGATATCAGCCTAA
- a CDS encoding uroporphyrinogen decarboxylase family protein codes for MFEHLRKIDFERLDKTLRNQKADAIPLIELGIHPDIKREITGKPVVTVREDIQFMRSLGYDFLKVQPRIDLELNRKKAEDESKATDRSWSSEHDSLVKDWESFEAYPFPKREDINYSRLEEAGKLIPDDMGIIGQYGDIYTTVWETMGFETFSMLMYEEPELVAEMFRRIGDVIYSMFEVMAQMDFVKVLWYSDDIAYSSGLMVDPDFLREHFFPWLKKIGKLATARNIPFIYHSDGVLYDVMEDILDCGVTALHPLEPISMDIDELKTRYGDKIALCGGIDVDQLARASTDTIRNLTRKYMRIAGNNGGWAAGSSNSITEYMKTENVLAMIETVLKEGTY; via the coding sequence ATGTTTGAACATCTTCGAAAAATTGATTTTGAACGCCTGGATAAGACCTTGCGGAATCAAAAAGCCGATGCCATCCCCCTGATTGAATTGGGAATTCATCCGGATATTAAAAGAGAAATCACCGGGAAACCGGTAGTGACGGTCCGGGAGGACATTCAGTTTATGCGTTCCCTGGGTTATGACTTCCTGAAGGTTCAGCCCCGAATTGACCTCGAATTAAACCGGAAGAAGGCGGAGGATGAGTCCAAAGCGACAGACCGGTCCTGGTCCTCGGAACATGACAGCCTTGTGAAGGATTGGGAGAGTTTTGAAGCATATCCATTCCCCAAACGGGAAGATATCAATTACAGCCGCCTGGAAGAAGCCGGAAAACTTATCCCTGATGATATGGGAATCATTGGCCAATATGGAGATATTTACACAACCGTCTGGGAAACCATGGGGTTTGAAACCTTTTCCATGCTCATGTATGAAGAGCCGGAACTGGTGGCTGAAATGTTTCGCCGGATCGGAGATGTGATTTACAGCATGTTTGAAGTGATGGCCCAGATGGATTTTGTAAAGGTTCTGTGGTACAGTGACGATATTGCCTATTCTTCCGGACTCATGGTGGATCCTGATTTTCTCCGGGAGCATTTTTTCCCCTGGTTGAAGAAAATCGGGAAACTGGCCACAGCACGGAATATTCCCTTTATCTATCATTCCGATGGTGTGTTGTATGATGTGATGGAGGATATTCTGGATTGTGGTGTGACTGCGCTTCATCCGCTGGAACCCATCTCCATGGATATTGATGAATTAAAAACCCGCTACGGCGATAAAATTGCACTCTGCGGGGGTATTGATGTGGATCAATTGGCCCGGGCATCCACTGATACCATCCGCAACCTGACCCGGAAATATATGCGTATCGCCGGCAATAACGGAGGATGGGCTGCAGGTTCTTCAAATTCAATTACTGAATATATGAAAACCGAAAACGTTCTGGCCATGATCGAAACCGTCCTGAAAGAAGGGACCTATTAG
- a CDS encoding uroporphyrinogen decarboxylase family protein, whose product MNMLNSVHANYKEGRRILAPLLGFPAVKPAGTSIKLAQQNAGEHMKVMQRIVEKWHPDVVFTLMDLSVEASALGRETIFPPDEAATIVKFDYDKERDLSLLKAINILEDGRLQSYVETHKRMKRDFPGDILRGAYVTGPYTLAGLIMGAENAAMETMMDPEGFHVLCTVCTEKILDYTQAMIEAGAHIIAVLEPSAMMLGPEQFREFSMDYTRKIVDMCHQHDVGMVYHICGNTDHLLESLNDSGADALSLDSDVNFPQAAKMIREDMILIGNICPTGTIMTGHPESVQKEVQKLLEDMKDIPNYILSTGCDLPSEVPEENVTAFMETGRK is encoded by the coding sequence ATGAACATGCTCAATTCAGTCCATGCGAATTATAAAGAAGGCCGGCGTATTTTAGCTCCTTTACTGGGTTTCCCTGCAGTAAAACCGGCAGGAACCTCGATCAAACTGGCCCAACAGAATGCAGGTGAACACATGAAGGTGATGCAGCGGATTGTGGAGAAATGGCATCCTGATGTGGTTTTTACCCTTATGGATCTCTCCGTGGAAGCCAGTGCCCTGGGCCGTGAGACCATTTTCCCACCAGATGAAGCAGCAACGATAGTAAAATTTGATTATGACAAAGAACGGGATTTATCCCTTTTGAAAGCTATAAATATTCTGGAGGACGGGCGGCTCCAGTCCTATGTGGAAACACACAAACGTATGAAACGTGATTTTCCCGGAGATATTCTCAGGGGTGCTTATGTAACAGGGCCTTATACTTTGGCCGGACTCATTATGGGTGCTGAGAATGCGGCCATGGAAACAATGATGGATCCGGAAGGATTTCATGTCTTGTGCACCGTGTGCACAGAAAAAATTTTAGACTATACACAGGCCATGATAGAAGCCGGTGCTCACATAATTGCGGTTCTCGAACCCAGTGCCATGATGCTTGGTCCGGAACAATTCCGGGAATTCTCGATGGATTATACCCGGAAAATTGTGGATATGTGTCATCAACATGATGTGGGAATGGTTTATCACATTTGCGGCAATACTGACCATTTGCTGGAATCCCTGAATGATTCGGGGGCGGATGCCCTGAGCCTGGATTCGGATGTCAATTTCCCTCAGGCTGCAAAAATGATCCGTGAGGATATGATACTCATCGGTAATATATGTCCAACCGGTACAATCATGACCGGTCATCCTGAAAGTGTCCAAAAAGAAGTTCAAAAGCTTCTGGAGGATATGAAAGACATCCCCAATTATATTCTTAGTACAGGTTGCGATCTTCCATCGGAAGTGCCTGAAGAAAATGTGACAGCTTTTATGGAAACGGGAAGAAAATAA
- a CDS encoding hypothetical protein (frameshifted, insertion/deletion at around 1017535): MIKILFIMAGGALGTLARYGVSGFSYRFLNTTFPYGTLVVNLIGSLIIGFLWGFWELEHIPGNIKVFIFIGVLGGFTTFSSLYAGNHESFKRR; encoded by the coding sequence ATGATTAAAATACTTTTCATTATGGCGGGGGGTGCACTTGGTACCCTGGCCCGGTATGGGGTTTCTGGTTTTTCTTACCGTTTTTTAAATACAACATTTCCCTATGGGACACTGGTCGTAAACTTAATCGGGTCTCTCATCATTGGTTTTTTATGGGGATTCTGGGAATTGGAACATATTCCGGGTAACATAAAAGTCTTTATTTTTATTGGTGTCCTGGGCGGGTTTACAACCTTTTCATCCTTATATGCTGGAAACCATGAATCTTTTAAGAGAAGGTGA
- a CDS encoding DUF190 domain-containing protein, with product MKLPDEGILLRIFIGEGDMYHGKPLYETIVMKARELNIAGATVTRGILGYGADSRIHSSKFLRISEDLPVIIEIVDHEERIHKLIPFLNETVKDGLITQEKVSVLFYNHNSG from the coding sequence ATGAAACTACCGGACGAAGGAATTTTATTACGGATATTTATTGGAGAAGGGGATATGTATCATGGGAAACCGCTTTATGAAACTATTGTCATGAAAGCCCGGGAATTAAATATCGCCGGAGCAACTGTGACCCGTGGAATCCTTGGGTATGGGGCGGACAGTCGCATTCATTCCTCAAAATTTCTCAGAATATCTGAAGATTTACCTGTCATCATTGAAATTGTGGATCATGAAGAACGGATTCACAAACTTATCCCTTTTCTGAATGAAACCGTTAAAGATGGATTGATTACACAGGAAAAAGTTTCTGTATTATTTTACAATCATAACTCGGGTTGA
- the plsX gene encoding phosphate acyltransferase PlsX — MEDHEITIALDAMGGDDAPAVTVQGAAEATLESPLKVLLIGDEKAIQKELKKHKYHADQIEIIHTSHQISMGENPKIAMNQKPDASIVLATRKVSEGHAHALVSAGSTGAVILSAAKNIPRILGVHKAALAASYPTHNIQKRQDIFSLLLDVGANIHNSHHDLVHFAFMGATYAREIKKIENPSVGLLNIGAEEYKGGEKLARTHGILKTLPDINFIGNIEGNQIMQGLADVVVTEGLTGNIALKVMEGMASSVKHLGKQAFRQNVLWKMGLIMLSGGIRKLKDVTDYQEYGGAPIFGFDKMIIKCHGRSTAKAIKNALKLAAKSVRDDITGQISRYITNYEYHHADYDVEV; from the coding sequence ATGGAAGATCATGAAATTACAATCGCCCTGGATGCCATGGGCGGTGATGATGCCCCGGCGGTGACAGTCCAGGGGGCTGCAGAAGCAACTCTCGAATCTCCCCTAAAGGTCCTGCTGATAGGCGATGAAAAGGCTATTCAGAAAGAACTGAAAAAACATAAATATCATGCAGATCAGATAGAAATTATTCATACAAGCCACCAGATTTCCATGGGTGAAAACCCAAAAATTGCCATGAACCAAAAACCCGATGCGTCCATTGTTCTGGCAACCCGAAAAGTATCCGAGGGGCATGCACATGCTTTGGTGTCTGCCGGGAGTACCGGGGCTGTCATTTTATCCGCGGCAAAAAATATTCCCAGAATCCTGGGTGTCCACAAAGCAGCCCTGGCCGCCAGCTATCCCACCCATAATATCCAAAAAAGACAGGATATATTTTCTCTGCTTCTTGATGTAGGGGCCAATATTCACAATTCCCACCACGATTTGGTCCATTTTGCCTTTATGGGGGCTACGTACGCCCGGGAAATCAAGAAAATTGAAAACCCTTCGGTGGGACTTCTGAACATCGGGGCTGAAGAGTACAAGGGGGGTGAAAAACTGGCCAGAACCCATGGAATTTTAAAAACCCTTCCGGATATTAATTTTATCGGCAATATCGAGGGGAATCAGATTATGCAGGGACTGGCAGATGTGGTTGTTACCGAGGGGCTTACGGGAAATATTGCCCTGAAGGTGATGGAGGGAATGGCCAGTTCAGTCAAACACCTTGGAAAACAGGCATTCCGTCAGAATGTCTTGTGGAAAATGGGACTCATTATGCTTTCCGGAGGGATTCGCAAGTTAAAAGATGTGACCGATTATCAGGAATATGGCGGAGCACCCATTTTCGGGTTCGATAAGATGATTATTAAATGTCATGGACGGTCTACAGCTAAGGCGATAAAAAACGCCCTGAAGCTGGCGGCTAAATCTGTCCGGGATGATATTACCGGGCAAATCAGCCGCTATATCACCAATTATGAGTATCACCATGCAGACTATGATGTGGAAGTCTGA
- the hrcA gene encoding heat-inducible transcriptional repressor HrcA, translating to MVRTKELENKVLAGVIREYIATAQPVSSRVVVEKYIPNISAATVRNIMVGLEKRGVLTHPFTSSGRIPTNSGYKYYVDTLMTSPEPGDSIKHAIHEALNRTPSDIEMLLNLTSRLLGTMTDEIGVAMAPVFMKGIVDDIQLLELSGDRLLLVFQIENGLVKTVMVETRQVLNKSRLQFIQSLFKELFVGVNLYTMKQKLERILNDIPSGERGLVELICGQIEQQMMPRIHTSENYSFLAKPEFREPADSAVVHLLMTDGWMFRLREKISGTHLPDALTLLTGDDIDFVSGTNCSVLMSGFTLGNLEGALAVVGPSRMDYDFIVPLLGFVRRKIHEKINNIKENI from the coding sequence ATGGTACGGACAAAGGAATTGGAAAATAAAGTTTTGGCCGGCGTGATCCGGGAGTATATTGCCACCGCACAACCTGTATCTTCCAGGGTGGTTGTAGAAAAGTATATCCCGAATATTTCGGCTGCCACGGTCCGGAATATCATGGTCGGACTCGAAAAGCGGGGGGTGTTGACCCATCCTTTCACATCATCGGGCCGAATTCCTACGAACAGCGGGTACAAGTATTATGTAGATACCCTGATGACTTCTCCGGAGCCGGGTGATTCTATAAAGCATGCCATTCATGAAGCCCTGAATCGTACGCCTTCCGACATTGAAATGTTGTTGAATCTTACCTCGCGACTCTTGGGGACCATGACGGATGAAATCGGTGTGGCGATGGCTCCGGTGTTTATGAAAGGTATCGTGGATGATATTCAGCTCCTTGAGTTGTCGGGGGACAGGCTTTTGCTGGTGTTTCAGATTGAAAACGGTCTGGTGAAAACTGTGATGGTGGAAACACGCCAGGTGTTGAATAAGTCCCGGCTTCAGTTTATCCAATCCCTTTTTAAGGAACTTTTCGTAGGTGTTAATCTCTACACGATGAAACAGAAACTGGAACGGATACTGAATGACATTCCCAGCGGTGAACGGGGACTGGTGGAATTGATTTGCGGCCAGATTGAGCAACAGATGATGCCCCGGATCCACACCAGTGAAAATTATTCCTTCCTTGCAAAACCGGAATTCCGTGAACCGGCCGACTCTGCAGTTGTACACCTTTTAATGACGGATGGATGGATGTTCAGACTCCGGGAAAAAATTTCCGGTACTCATCTTCCGGATGCATTGACACTTCTGACCGGGGACGACATCGATTTTGTATCCGGGACAAACTGCAGCGTGCTCATGTCTGGTTTTACCCTGGGGAATCTGGAAGGTGCTCTGGCCGTTGTCGGTCCTTCCCGAATGGATTACGATTTTATCGTACCCCTGCTGGGATTTGTCCGCCGCAAGATTCACGAGAAAATCAATAACATCAAGGAAAATATATAG